aaaatttaaatgatGATGGACCTATAGTAGTAtaattatatgtatatatatacgCGCACATATATATTCCACACATGTAATATATAGAATATCTATTATATATATAGTATGCATAAAATTATACAATGTGTAAAATATACAATGAATTCTGGATTTTTAAGGAGCTTCAACCTCCattccaaccccaaccattccaggattctacATGTCAGCTTAGAAAGGAAATTAGGAAGGAATCCCTCAGGATTCCCTCAGgaattctggatttttttcagtgctttgatccatttttcccctttttttaaaaaaaatttcccagGTATTACTACAACAAGAGGATCCTGCACAAGACCAAGGGCAAAAGGTTCACCTACAAATTCAACTTCAACAAACTGGTGATGCCCAACTATCCCTTCATCAACATCCGGCCCAACGGTGAGCCCCGGGAATTCTGGGTcgggatttggggaaaaaaccctaaaaaaccgAACCCACAGCCAGCCTGGGCAAATGAAAACCCAGACTGGGAGCGActgccagctgctgtggggGGTGTGGGACCCGGGTTTATCTTTCCCTGGGGATTGTTGGGACTGTGGGATAAGAGGATCAGCCTTGGGATGCAATCCCGGAGCGGATCAGGTGAGTTTATGGGGGCCTTttaaggggaaaggaaaaataatggaatttttGCTCCTTTACCAGCTCCTTTTCAAGggaaaatttgttttttaaccCATTTCTACCCTGGCGTTGTGAGGAATTCCATGGGGATCGCAGCGTTCCcagaggaaaacaggaattcCTTGGATTATGGCTAAGACCCGCAGATTTTGCCCCGAAGGAGGCAGGATAATGAGGAGGAGTTTGGGAATGGAGTATAAATGTCCCTTTTTTTGGTCAGGTTTATCCCAGATTCAGCAACGGTTTCTTGGGAAAAGGGTctttccaaggaattctgcctTTTCCCCTTTGGAATTCCgccttttcctgcctgtttgAAGGGATCAAACCACCTGCAGAAGGGTTTGGAAGGTGCTGCTGAGGAATGGGCTGGAAAAGGCAGTCGGGAACTTCCCGATCTGCTGAGTTTTCCTGGTGATTAGAGCAGAAATTGTGGAATATCCCAAGCTGGAGGGGAGAATTCCAACCccaggccctgcacaggacatcccaaaAATTCCAGTGTGACCCTTGGGCAATCCTGGGAATCCTCaagctctcctggctggctgAAAATCCTGAATTTGAgctttttggggggaaaaaagcctctCTTATTTAacttccagctctccctggctcTTTTTCCGGAGCCTATGGAGCCATTTTGGGGAATATTCTCctatttccacaaaaaaattccGTGAGAAGAGTTGGGATTAACCAGGAGCATTCCAAATTCTcccagattttttatttttttttaatttgttttttttccaagtgccccaggggcaggagggagcagggaaagggaggtgGGAACTGCCCGGACTCGTTTGCTCCCGGTTAATTACAGATTTACAGCTCCAGACACATCTTCCCACCCCCGTTCCTTGGCTTGGAAAAAACATTCCCTTctcccaattaaaaaaaaaaataaataaacccccaGCAGGGCCCACACAGGTGAGGGAGGCACAAACACCACCAGGAATTTTCCCCTCGTTTCTTGGCCTTCACAATAGAAACCTTGGAAAAAACAAATCCGTGCTGGGATTCCctcagggaggggaggtggCTCTGGAGACggctccagcctggaaaaatccctttttttccccacacagaacatgtttcttcttcttccatccctattttccctgctgtttccaGGCTTTCCCCTGGAAGCTGAATTTGGGTGGATATTTGAGATATTTCCATGAATTGATGAGATCCCCCCTCAGATGAGAGATTCCCATGAATGTTGGAGATGTTCCCATGAATGTTGGAGGTATTCCCATGAATTGATGAAGTGCCCCCTCAGATGAGCGATATTGGGTATTTGAGACATTTCCATGGATATTTGAGCCATTCCCATGGATTGATGAGATCCCCCCTCAGAGGAGACGTTTCCATGGACATTGGAGATGTTTCCATGGATACCCAAGCTATCCCCGTGAATTTTAACCAGCTCCCCAATCTCCCATCTCCAGCCCCCCAATCCCTGCATCCCGCCGTTCCCCCCAGCGCCGTTCCCTGACTCTTTTCCCGTTTTTCCCCGTTTTCCCGGTTCCAGGCGTGGTTCCTCAGAGCGCTCCGCCCGTGCCCACGGCCTCCTCGCGGTTCCACTTCCCCGCCCTGGATCCGCACTCTCCCAGCGAGGATTCGCAGCCCGGGGCGCGCTTCCCGCCgggctccctgctccaggcgCACCCCGAGCCCCTGGGAGACGCCGACAGGAAGCCGGAATCGGCCGAGCTGGAGGAAAACGCCTCGGACTGGCgccgggagctgctggccccgtcccacccctctgccagcgccgccgccgccgcggggccgAAGCGCAAGCCCGACGTGGTGCTCCCGCTCTTCTCCAGGCCGGGCATTTTCCCGGATCACCCCCACAGCCCCTTCGCCGTGTCGCCGCTGCCGGGGCGCCCCGGGGTGCTGAACGTTCCCATTTCCCCGGCGCTGTCCCTGACGCCGACGCTCTTCTCCTACAGCCCCTCGCCGGGGCTGAGCCCGTTCGCCGggagcagctgcttctccttcaACCCCGAGGAGATGAAGCACTACCTGCACTCGCAGGCCTGCTCCGTGTTCAACTACCACCTGAGCCCGCGGACGTTCCCTCGCTACCCGCTGGTGGTGCCGCCGCTGCAGTGCCCGGTGCCGCTGGAGGAGCAGCCGCCCTTCCCCATCAAGCTGCAGCCGCCGCCCGCCGGGCGCAAGAACCGCGAGCGGCTGGAGAGCCCGGCGCGGGTGAAGGTGGAGCCGGCCGCCGAGAAGGAGCGCGACGGGAAGGCCGAGGAGCGCCgcggcgaggaggaggaggaggagcgggaggaagaggagaagatCCCGGTTTTCGCCCGGCCGGCGGCTCCCCCGGCGGCGTGGATCCCGATCCCCACTCATCCTGGATCTTCCGGAGAGGAAAACGCGGAGAAGCCGTCCCGGGATTCCTCTGGAGACGCGGGGAATCAGGAGAAGAGGGAGGACGCCCTGATGCCCCCCAAGCTGCGGCTGAAGCGCCGCTGGAACGGAGATTCCCGGCAGGAAATTCCCGAGGATTCCCGGCAGAATGGGATCTGGCACCTCcccaaagctgtggctgccgCCTCCGACACCTAATCCCggctggaaaacaaacaaaaaaaaaccttggaaaACACCcggaaaaaaaagaaaaaaaatccgtGTATTTATGTAGCAAGGTTGCAGAGCAGTTTGGGATcagggcggggaggggggcggagtagatttgggaatttttagggaatttttgggggtgggaaaagggagggacgggtggggatttggggggattttgtgttgtttttgttgttgatttgcAGGTGAAGACGCCGGAATTCCCTCTTGGTTTTCCCGGGAAAAGCCCGGCTTCAAGCTTCAGGACTGGGATGGAGGAATTCCAGGCGCAGCCCCGGGGCTGTTCCCGGGGTT
The window above is part of the Hirundo rustica isolate bHirRus1 unplaced genomic scaffold, bHirRus1.pri.v3 scaffold_61_arrow_ctg1_1, whole genome shotgun sequence genome. Proteins encoded here:
- the ETV3 gene encoding ETS translocation variant 3, with the translated sequence MKAGCSIVDKPEGGGGYHFPEWAYKTESSPGSRQIQLWHFILELLQKEEFRHVIAWQQGEYGEFVIKDPDEVARLWGRRKCKPQMNYDKLSRALRYYYNKRILHKTKGKRFTYKFNFNKLVMPNYPFINIRPNGVVPQSAPPVPTASSRFHFPALDPHSPSEDSQPGARFPPGSLLQAHPEPLGDADRKPESAELEENASDWRRELLAPSHPSASAAAAAGPKRKPDVVLPLFSRPGIFPDHPHSPFAVSPLPGRPGVLNVPISPALSLTPTLFSYSPSPGLSPFAGSSCFSFNPEEMKHYLHSQACSVFNYHLSPRTFPRYPLVVPPLQCPVPLEEQPPFPIKLQPPPAGRKNRERLESPARVKVEPAAEKERDGKAEERRGEEEEEEREEEEKIPVFARPAAPPAAWIPIPTHPGSSGEENAEKPSRDSSGDAGNQEKREDALMPPKLRLKRRWNGDSRQEIPEDSRQNGIWHLPKAVAAASDT